One Brassica napus cultivar Da-Ae chromosome A1, Da-Ae, whole genome shotgun sequence genomic region harbors:
- the LOC125578321 gene encoding leucine-rich repeat extensin-like protein 3, producing MAPQGSTKTLTLFLAVISIVIRSQTEAHSLPLHCHYPPPRVCPPCPLPLPPPPCPKIPPPPCPAPAMIPPPPCPAPMPPSPCPRLPPPPPCPQPPPQPPTSQPPPPPNTPPPTPNSQPPQPPLKTPPPPPTTSPPPPPKTPPPETQPPPPPNSEPPMPPPQTSPPPPPPKTPPPPPPPNSQPPPPAPNSQPPMPPPQTPPPPPPPKTPPPNVQPPPPPPSTCPRNAGQIRACSNVLRRSGNILDFENAQPCCSLIRDLSDAEAAACICNLVNARPNTLSPNITILCRTCGRNIPRGFACP from the coding sequence ATGGCCCCACAGGGTTCAACAAAAACGTTAACTCTCTTTCTAGCAGTGATCAGCATCGTCATCCGCAGCCAAACCGAAGCCCACAGCTTACCCCTTCACTGCCATTATCCACCGCCACGGGTGTGTCCACCGTGTCCACTACCACTGCCGCCTCCACCATGTCCAAAAATTCCGCCTCCACCATGTCCTGCACCAGCGATGATTCCGCCTCCACCGTGTCCAGCACCAATGCCTCCTTCACCCTGTCCACGACTCCCACCGCCTCCACCGTGTCCTCAGCCACCGCCTCAGCCACCAACATCACAACCACCACCTCCTCCAAACACACCACCGCCTACTCCAAACTCCCAACCACCACAGCCTCCATTAAAGActccaccacctcctccaaCTACATCACCACCGCCTCCTCCAAAGACTCCCCCACCGGAAACTCAACCACCACCTCCTCCAAATTCAGAACCACCAATGCCTCCACCGCAGACTTCACCACCACCCCCTCCACCAAAgactcctccaccaccacctcctccaaACTCCCAACCACCACCACCTGCTCCAAACTCCCAACCACCAATGCCTCCACCGCAGACTCCACCACCACCCCCTCCACCAAAGACTCCTCCACCAAATGTCCAACCACCACCACCCCCGCCTAGCACATGTCCGAGGAATGCTGGCCAAATAAGGGCATGTTCCAATGTCCTAAGACGTTCCGGAAATATCCTAGACTTTGAAAATGCGCAGCCATGTTGTTCACTCATCCGTGATCTTTCTGATGCGGAGGCAGCTGCTTGCATATGCAATTTGGTGAATGCACGACCCAACACTCTTTCTCCCAATATCACTATCCTTTGTAGGACTTGTGGCCGCAACATTCCCCGAGGTTTCGCCTGCCCATGA
- the LOC106374673 gene encoding putative lipid-binding protein AIR1: MASKNITIALFLTINLVFFGFTMAQAPGPQAPICPRSSTQVQACVNRLTSIVGLNVLPLTQCCSLVAGLAPSVASVCICNALKLSVLDILGITVTLGQVLGSCGVSPPAGFICA; this comes from the coding sequence ATGGCTTCAAAGAACATCACCATAGCTCTCTTCCTCACCATCAACCTCGTCTTCTTCGGCTTTACCATGGCCCAAGCTCCCGGACCTCAAGCTCCGATATGTCCCAGAAGCTCAACCCAGGTCCAAGCTTGTGTCAACAGGCTTACCTCTATCGTGGGCCTTAACGTTCTACCGCTGACGCAATGCTGTTCTCTAGTGGCTGGACTTGCCCCCTCTGTGGCCTCTGTCTGCATCTGCAATGCCTTAAAACTGTCAGTTCTCGACATTCTGGGTATCACTGTGACACTTGGTCAGGTTCTTGGGTCCTGCGGTGTTTCTCCCCCAGCTGGTTTCATATGCGCCTAA
- the LOC106376530 gene encoding oxysterol-binding protein-related protein 2A isoform X3 — MNENLVKDCEQIMLSEFSEMHGQIKLLHEERTNLFDALRQLEEANLEAGASGIHSSLGRGKYSECSTTASSDDKQEFEDVSEEDEPSFHDTKEYFNEPNVGSGSNLPNNSGYADIKRRTKLPDPAEKEKAVSLWSMIKDNVGKDLTRVCLPVYFNEPISSLQKCFEDLEYSYLLDRAYEHGKSGNGLLRALNVAAFAVSGYASTEGRHCKPFNPLLGETYEADFPEKGIRFFSEKVSHHPTVIANHCEGKGWKFWGDTNLRSKFWGRSIQVEPVGVLTLEFDDGEVFQWSKVTSTIYNIILGKLYCDHHGVMQIRGNRQHSCTLKFKEQSILERNPHQVNGFVEDVAGQKAATVFGKWDDSLYYVAGDGVSKTKVSDPASNASLLWRRTKPPLNVTRYNLTSFAITLNELTPGLKEMLPPTDSRLRPDQRHLENGEYEKANLEKQRLERRQRMSRQLQESGWRPRWFEKQGENETFKYTGGYWEARGHRKWDDCPNIFGEFTEEQLADSA; from the exons GAAGCTAACCTCGAAGCTGGAGCATCAGGGATCCATTCAAGCCTTGGACGTGGAAAGTATAGTG AATGCAGCACAACTGCTTCATCTGATGATAAACAAGAATTCGAGGATGTGTCCGAAGAAGATGAGCCTTCCTTCCACGACACAAAGGAGTACTTTAACGAACCTAACGTTGGTTCTGGATCCAATCTACCTAATAACTCTGGATACGCGGATATCAAGAGAAGAACAAAACTTCCTGATCCAGCTGAAAAAGAGAAAGCTGTAAGTCTTTGGTCTATGATCAAAGACAACGTTGGAAAAGATCTCACCCGAGTTTGCCTCCCTGTCTATTTCAACGAACCAATATCATCCCTCCAGAAGTGCTTTGAAGACTTGGAGTACTCTTATCTTCTGGACCGAGCATATGAACATGGCAAATCT GGGAACGGTCTGCTAAGAGCCTTGAACGTTGCTGCATTTGCGGTCTCTGGCTATGCTTCCACTGAAGGCAGACACTGTAAGCCCTTCAATCCTTTGCTTGGAGAAACATATGAAGCTGACTTTCCTGAAAAGGGAATACGTTTCTTCTCTGAGAAG gtgaGTCACCATCCAACTGTTATCGCCAACCACTGTGAAGGTAAAGGGTGGAAGTTCTGGGGTGACACTAACCTCAGGTCAAAGTTTTGGGGGAGATCTATTCAAGTTGAACCTGTTGGAGTTTTGACTTTGGAGTTTGATGATGGAGAAGTGTTTCAATGGagcaag GTAACATCAACTATATACAATATCATACTAGGTAAACTTTACTGTGATCATCATGGGGTGATGCAAATCCGTGGGAACCGCCAACATTCTTGTACACTCAAGTTTAAGGAACAATCCATTCTTGAGAGAAATCCACACCAG GTAAATGGTTTTGTTGAAGATGTGGCTGGGCAAAAAGCCGCAACAGTATTTGGTAAATGGGATGATAGTCTTTACTATGTTGCTGGTGATGGAGTTAGCAAGACTAAAGTCAGCGATCCTGCATCAAATGCCTCGTTATTATGGAGAAGGACTAAACCACCGCTTAATGTGACTAGATACAACTTAACCTCATTTGCTATTACCCTGAACGAGCTAACACCTGGTTTGAAG GAGATGCTTCCTCCCACAGACTCAAGGCTAAGACCAGATCAAAGGCATCTGGAGAATGGTGAATATGAGAAGGCCAACTTAGAGAAACAACGGTTAGAAAGAAGGCAGAGAATG TCGAGGCAACTTCAGGAAAGTGGGTGGAGACCGAGATGGTTCGAGAaacaaggagaaaatgaaacgTTCAAGTACACGGGCGGTTACTGGGAAGCAAGAGGACACAGGAAGTGGGATGATTGCCCAAACATCTTCGGCGAGTTCACGGAAGAGCAGCTAGCTGATTCTGCTTAA
- the LOC106376530 gene encoding oxysterol-binding protein-related protein 2A isoform X4: MIKDNVGKDLTRVCLPVYFNEPISSLQKCFEDLEYSYLLDRAYEHGKSGNGLLRALNVAAFAVSGYASTEGRHCKPFNPLLGETYEADFPEKGIRFFSEKVSHHPTVIANHCEGKGWKFWGDTNLRSKFWGRSIQVEPVGVLTLEFDDGEVFQWSKVTSTIYNIILGKLYCDHHGVMQIRGNRQHSCTLKFKEQSILERNPHQVNGFVEDVAGQKAATVFGKWDDSLYYVAGDGVSKTKVSDPASNASLLWRRTKPPLNVTRYNLTSFAITLNELTPGLKEMLPPTDSRLRPDQRHLENGEYEKANLEKQRLERRQRMSRQLQESGWRPRWFEKQGENETFKYTGGYWEARGHRKWDDCPNIFGEFTEEQLADSA; the protein is encoded by the exons ATGATCAAAGACAACGTTGGAAAAGATCTCACCCGAGTTTGCCTCCCTGTCTATTTCAACGAACCAATATCATCCCTCCAGAAGTGCTTTGAAGACTTGGAGTACTCTTATCTTCTGGACCGAGCATATGAACATGGCAAATCT GGGAACGGTCTGCTAAGAGCCTTGAACGTTGCTGCATTTGCGGTCTCTGGCTATGCTTCCACTGAAGGCAGACACTGTAAGCCCTTCAATCCTTTGCTTGGAGAAACATATGAAGCTGACTTTCCTGAAAAGGGAATACGTTTCTTCTCTGAGAAG gtgaGTCACCATCCAACTGTTATCGCCAACCACTGTGAAGGTAAAGGGTGGAAGTTCTGGGGTGACACTAACCTCAGGTCAAAGTTTTGGGGGAGATCTATTCAAGTTGAACCTGTTGGAGTTTTGACTTTGGAGTTTGATGATGGAGAAGTGTTTCAATGGagcaag GTAACATCAACTATATACAATATCATACTAGGTAAACTTTACTGTGATCATCATGGGGTGATGCAAATCCGTGGGAACCGCCAACATTCTTGTACACTCAAGTTTAAGGAACAATCCATTCTTGAGAGAAATCCACACCAG GTAAATGGTTTTGTTGAAGATGTGGCTGGGCAAAAAGCCGCAACAGTATTTGGTAAATGGGATGATAGTCTTTACTATGTTGCTGGTGATGGAGTTAGCAAGACTAAAGTCAGCGATCCTGCATCAAATGCCTCGTTATTATGGAGAAGGACTAAACCACCGCTTAATGTGACTAGATACAACTTAACCTCATTTGCTATTACCCTGAACGAGCTAACACCTGGTTTGAAG GAGATGCTTCCTCCCACAGACTCAAGGCTAAGACCAGATCAAAGGCATCTGGAGAATGGTGAATATGAGAAGGCCAACTTAGAGAAACAACGGTTAGAAAGAAGGCAGAGAATG TCGAGGCAACTTCAGGAAAGTGGGTGGAGACCGAGATGGTTCGAGAaacaaggagaaaatgaaacgTTCAAGTACACGGGCGGTTACTGGGAAGCAAGAGGACACAGGAAGTGGGATGATTGCCCAAACATCTTCGGCGAGTTCACGGAAGAGCAGCTAGCTGATTCTGCTTAA
- the LOC106376529 gene encoding putative methyltransferase DDB_G0268948, which translates to MSVVDYEADIYLDARPTYPADWYSKLAALSHHHHLAWDAGTGNGQAATGIAEHYDRVIATDVSETMLHLGKPHRKVTYHHTPSSMTEDEMVDLIGGENSVDLITVATAVHWFDLPRFYAIAKRLLRKPGGIIAVWSYTTEMAVSPEFDPVMTRFNEKTMPYFKFPECQYVVDGYKSLPFPFESVGLGSEGKPMELEMKRTVSFEGFLRMVRSWSAIGAAKEKGVELLSEDVVKELETAWGGSELVRTIVYKTFMLAGTVRN; encoded by the exons atgtCAGTCGTTGACTATGAAGCAGATATCTACCTAGACGCACGCCCCACTTACCCCGCCGATTGGTACTCCAAGCTCGCCGCTCTCTCTCACCATCACCACCTCGCCTGGGACGCCGGAACCGGAAACGGCCAAGCCGCCACCGGC ATCGCGGAGCACTACGACAGAGTCATCGCGACGGACGTGAGCGAGACGATGTTACATCTCGGGAAACCGCATCGGAAAGTAACTTACCACCACACGCCGTCGTCGATGACGGAAGACGAGATGGTGGATCTGATCGGAGGAGAGAACTCCGTGGATCTAATAACGGTGGCCACCGCCGTACACTGGTTCGATCTCCCGAGATTCTACGCGATCGCGAAACGTCTCCTCCGTAAACCGGGAGGGATCATCGCCGTGTGGAGCTACACCACGGAAATGGCGGTGAGTCCCGAGTTCGACCCGGTGATGACTCGGTTCAACGAGAAAACGATGCCGTATTTTAAGTTCCCTGAGTGTCAGTATGTTGTGGACGGTTACAAGTCGTTGCCGTTTCCGTTTGAGAGCGTGGGCCTGGGCTCTGAGGGTAAGCCCATGGAGCTGGAGATGAAGAGGACGGTGTCGTTTGAGGGATTCTTAAGGATGGTGCGGTCGTGGTCTGCTATTGGCGCGGCTAAGGAAAAAGGAGTTGAGTTGTTGTCGGAAGATGTAGTGAAGGAGCTTGAAACGGCTTGGGGTGGATCCGAGCTGGTTCGAACCATCGTCTACAAGACGTTTATGCTCGCAGGAACCGTTAGAAACTAG
- the LOC106375006 gene encoding 36.4 kDa proline-rich protein-like: MAPHCSTKTTVFVLALISIFFLRETEAQGRSPPRQPPAPRRPPPPRRPPPPRRPPPPPPFVCPPCVCPPPVFPPNIPPPEITPPTPEPEISPMKAPPPGTTPPEITPPEIQPPGVTPPETEPVTPPSGITPPETEPINPLPEIPQPEISPIDINPKIPPPGITPPETEPINPLPEIPQPEISPIDINPKIPPPGITPPKTEPINPLPEIPQPEISPIDINPKIPPPGVTPPETEPITPLPEIPPPEIQPAEITPPEISPPETEPKTPPPEITPSQVPPPEITPPEIQPPKIEPPEITPPESPPPKISPPQIEPPEITPPEITPPEITPPEITPPEITPPKISPPQIEPPEITPPEIPPPKISPPDTPPPSGTPPKQSPPLPPPNFQPPPPPLPTCPRNAAQQRACANVVRRYGNFLDFGRAQPCCSLIRDLSDREAAACLCGFCATSRSTTFPSSSQYFCSL; this comes from the coding sequence ATGGCTCCACATTGTTCAACTAAAACCACAGTTTTTGTACTGGCACTGATCAGCATCTTCTTCCTCAGAGAAACGGAAGCCCAGGGTAGGTCTCCTCCCCGTCAGCCTCCGGCTCCACGCCGTCCTCCACCTCCACGTCGTCCTCCACCTCCACGCCGTCCTCCACCCCCACCACCATTTGTTTGTCCACCATGTGTTTGTCCACCACCAGTATTTCCACCAAATATCCCACCACCCGAGATTACACCACCCACACCAGAACCTGAGATTTCACCAATGAAAGCTCCACCGCCGGGGACTACACCACCCGAGATTACGCCACCAGAAATTCAACCACCCGGGGTTACACCACCAGAAACTGAACCAGTAACTCCACCATCCGGGATTACACCACCAGAAACTGAACCAATAAATCCCCTACCAGAAATTCCACAACCCGAGATTTCACCAATAGATATTAATCCAAAAATTCCACCACCCGGGATTACACCACCAGAAACTGAACCAATAAATCCCCTACCAGAGATTCCACAACCCGAAATTTCACCAATAGATATTAATCCAAAAATTCCACCACCCGGGATTACACCACCAAAAACTGAACCAATAAATCCCCTACCAGAGATTCCACAACCTGAGATTTCACCAATAGATATTAATCCAAAAATTCCACCACCCGGGGTTACACCACCAGAAACTGAACCAATAACTCCACTACCAGAAATTCCACCACCAGAAATTCAACCAGCCGAGATTACACCACCCGAGATATCACCACCCGAAACTGAACCAAAGACTCCACCACCCGAGATTACACCATCACAAGTTCCACCACCTGAGATTACTCCTCCGGAGATCCAACCACCTAAAATTGAACCACCAGAAATTACACCACCAGAAAGTCCACCACCAAAGATTTCACCACCACAAATCGAACCACCCGAGATTACGCCACCTGAGATTACTCCCCCGGAGATTACACCACCCGAGATTACGCCACCTGAGATTACACCACCAAAGATTTCACCACCACAAATCGAACCACCCGAGATTACTCCACCTGAGATTCCACCACCAAAAATTTCACCACCTGATACACCACCACCATCCGGGACTCCACCAAAGCAAAGTCCACCACTTCCTCCTCCGAACTTCCAACCACCACCGCCCCCACTCCCTACATGTCCCAGGAACGCCGCTCAACAAAGGGCATGTGCCAATGTTGTAAGACGTTATGGGAATTTCCTAGACTTTGGAAGGGCACAACCATGTTGCTCTCTTATTCGCGATTTGTCTGATCGCGAAGCAGCAGCTTGCCTATGTGGGTTTTGTGCAACCTCCAGGTCAACGACGTTCCCCTCCTCCTCGCAATATTTTTGTTCTCTGTAG